Proteins from a genomic interval of Zingiber officinale cultivar Zhangliang chromosome 1B, Zo_v1.1, whole genome shotgun sequence:
- the LOC122049284 gene encoding uncharacterized protein LOC122049284 isoform X2 → MSFHLMAWLKRKIVDPLMQIIRRGAEPKQLALSTALGITLGVFPICGTTVFLCGLAIGLIGNHCHAPTLMLANFVATPIELSLIVPFLRLGELISGGHHFALTSDAFKKVITGQASKDVFISIFHALLGWIIAAPFILATLYTLLVPCFKLLVRRFSPTNSQEAILL, encoded by the exons ATGTCGTTCCATTTAATGGCTTGGCTCAAGAGGAAGATCGTCGATCCGCTTATGCAGATCATTAGAAG GGGTGCTGAACCGAAGCAATTGGCCCTTTCTACTGCTTTAGGCATTACTCTTGGTGTCTTTCCAATATGTG GGACGACGGTTTTCCTTTGTGGTTTAGCCATAGGACTCATTGGAAACCATTGCCATGCTCCAACTCTCATGCTTGCCAATTTTGTCGCCACCCCGATTGAGTTGAG TTTAATTGTACCATTCTTGCGGCTAGGCGAACTCATCTCCGGCGGTCACCATTTCGCATTGACCTCAGATGCCTTTAAAAAAGTGATAACTGGTCAGGCCTCGAAAGACGTTTTTATCAGCATATTTCATGCG TTGTTGGGTTGGATTATTGCGGCACCATTCATCCTTGCCACTCTGTATACTCTCCTGGTCCCTTGTTTTAAGTTACTGGTTCGCAGATTTAGC CCAACAAACTCACAGGAAGCAATTCTTCTTTGA
- the LOC122049284 gene encoding uncharacterized protein LOC122049284 isoform X1 — protein MSFHLMAWLKRKIVDPLMQIIRRGAEPKQLALSTALGITLGVFPICGTTVFLCGLAIGLIGNHCHAPTLMLANFVATPIELSLIVPFLRLGELISGGHHFALTSDAFKKVITGQASKDVFISIFHALLGWIIAAPFILATLYTLLVPCFKLLVRRFSVSPSSSKILATD, from the exons ATGTCGTTCCATTTAATGGCTTGGCTCAAGAGGAAGATCGTCGATCCGCTTATGCAGATCATTAGAAG GGGTGCTGAACCGAAGCAATTGGCCCTTTCTACTGCTTTAGGCATTACTCTTGGTGTCTTTCCAATATGTG GGACGACGGTTTTCCTTTGTGGTTTAGCCATAGGACTCATTGGAAACCATTGCCATGCTCCAACTCTCATGCTTGCCAATTTTGTCGCCACCCCGATTGAGTTGAG TTTAATTGTACCATTCTTGCGGCTAGGCGAACTCATCTCCGGCGGTCACCATTTCGCATTGACCTCAGATGCCTTTAAAAAAGTGATAACTGGTCAGGCCTCGAAAGACGTTTTTATCAGCATATTTCATGCG TTGTTGGGTTGGATTATTGCGGCACCATTCATCCTTGCCACTCTGTATACTCTCCTGGTCCCTTGTTTTAAGTTACTGGTTCGCAGATTTAGCGTAAGTCCTTCAAGCTCAAAGATACTAGCCACAGATTGA
- the LOC122049306 gene encoding amino acid permease 6-like, with protein sequence MEKSVIVNDIEHGDHERQGTVWTATAHIVAALIGSGVLALAWSVAQLGWIVGPLVLLFFSAVTYYTSVLLANCYRFPDPITGTINRAYIDAVRSYLGPKQVFLCGCAQYVNLWGTLVGYTITASTSMMAVKRANCFHRNGHGARCLVSGNMYMVVFGLFELVLSQFPSLENITWLSVVAVTTSFGYSFIGLGLCVGKWISHGEFRGTLGGTGNAAASEKGFNVLLALGNIAFAYTFADVLIEIQDTLKSPPAENKSMKKATRNGIGLTTVFYLSLGCIGYAAFGNDAPGNILTGFGFYEPYWLVDLANVCVIVHLIGAYQVYAQPIFARFEIFLAFYCPDNKFLQKSYSIGSLSFTPSKLVLRTIFIMFTTLVAMLFPFFNAVLGLIGAVGFWPLAVYFPLGMHMAQEKIRRGDRKWFVLQGLSFLCLLVSIAASVGSVADIVHNLKAAAPFKTPY encoded by the exons ATGGAGAAAAGCGTCATCGTTAACGACATCGAGCATGGAGATCATGAAAGACAAG GAACTGTGTGGACCGCGACGGCGCACATCGTCGCAGCGTTGATCGGTTCAGGGGTCTTGGCACTCGCGTGGAGTGTCGCTCAATTAGGGTGGATCGTCGGGCCTCtggttctcctcttcttctctgctGTCACCTACTACACCTCTGTTCTCCTTGCCAACTGCTACAGGTTCCCTGATCCCATCACTGGAACGATCAATCGCGCATATATCGATGCTGTTCGATCGTATTTAG GTCCAAAGCAAGTGTTCTTGTGTGGATGTGCTCAGTATGTGAATCTGTGGGGAACTCTCGTGGGCTACACCATTACAGCCAGCACAAGCATGAT GGCGGTGAAGCGCGCCAACTGCTTCCATCGGAATGGGCACGGCGCGAGGTGTCTGGTGTCGGGCAACATGTACATGGTGGTGTTCGGCCTCTTCGAGCTCGTGCTGTCCCAGTTCCCGAGCTTGGAGAACATAACATGGCTGTCGGTGGTGGCGGTCACGACATCCTTCGGCTACTCCTTCATCGGCCTCGGCCTGTGCGTCGGGAAGTGGATTTCTCATGGCGAATTCAGAGGCACTTTGGGCGGCACCGGCAACGCCGCCGCCAGCGAGAAGGGCTTCAACGTGCTCCTGGCACTGGGGAACATAGCTTTCGCATACACTTTTGCGGACGTCTTGATTGAGATTCAG GACACCCTGAAGTCGCCTCCCGCCGAGAACAAGTCGATGAAGAAGGCGACGCGCAACGGCATCGGCCTGACCACCGTCTTCTACCTCTCGCTCGGTTGCATAGGCTACGCGGCATTCGGCAACGACGCGCCCGGAAACATCCTCACCGGTTTCGGTTTCTACGAGCCGTACTGGCTCGTCGACTTGGCCAACGTCTGCGTCATCGTCCATCTCATCGGAGCGTATCAGGTCTACGCGCAGCCGATCTTCGCCAGGTTCGAGATCTTCCTGGCTTTCTACTGCCCGGACAACAAATTCCTGCAAAAGAGCTACTCCATCGGCTCCTTGAGCTTCACGCCGTCCAAGCTCGTGCTAAGGACCATCTTCATCATGTTCACGACGCTGGTGGCGATGCTGTTTCCCTTCTTCAACGCTGTGCTGGGACTGATCGGCGCCGTGGGGTTTTGGCCGTTGGCCGTGTACTTCCCATTGGGCATGCACATGGCTCAGGAGAAGATACGAAGAGGCGATCGCAAGTGGTTCGTGCTGCAGGGCCTCAGCTTCTTGTGTCTGCTAGTTTCGATCGCTGCGAGCGTCGGCTCTGTGGCGGACATTGTGCATAATCTCAAGGCAGCTGCACCATTTAAGACTCCATATTAG
- the LOC122049323 gene encoding tRNA pseudouridine synthase A-like, whose amino-acid sequence MVDDSSDLCSATPSLNSSKEPKRPLDSPSELLKPPKQQRSEEEAGGGGDGMSHNSKAQRYLIAVEYIGTRFSGSQRQPNCRTVVGLLEEAFHKFIGQPVSVTCSSRTDAGVHALSNVCHVDVERISKRKPGEVLPPHEPSVVRRAMNHFLQKCEGDISIVDVRCVPSDFHARFKALERTYYYRLFSGPEPLSTFEKDRAWHISEDLDILAMKKACTILVGSHDFSSFRASGCQAKSPIKTLDELSITETFPSLHFPSLLERSQLESTDGCLIHSEKSGHGSPPSSLDITWVGLQGCNQGFGQKPRHRCYVIAARARSFLYHQVRLMVGVLKSVGTGELTISDVERILNAKTVTAASPMAPSCGLYLGNVKYDLP is encoded by the exons ATGGTGGACGACTCCAGTGATTTATGCTCAGCAACGCCGTCGTTGAATTCCTCGAAAGAACCAAAGCGACCTCTCGACTCGCCCTCGGAATTGCTGAAGCCGCCGAAGCAGCAAAGATCCGAAGAGGAAGCTGGTGGAGGAGGCGACGGGATGAGCCACAACTCAAAGGCCCAGAGGTACCTGATAGCGGTGGAGTACATCGGAACGCGGTTCTCGGGATCCCAGAGGCAACCCAACTGCAGGACCGTTGTTGGCCTCCTTGAG GAAGCTTTTCACAAATTTATTGGACAGCCAGTCTCAGTAACCTGTTCTAGCCGAACG GATGCTGGAGTTCATGCATTATCCAATGTTTGCCATGTTGATGTTGAGCGAATAAGTAAAAGGAAGCCTGGAGAAGTG tTACCACCACACGAACCATCTGTTGTAAGGCGTGCCATGAACCACTTTTTACAG AAATGTGAAGGCGACATATCGATAGTTGATGTTCGATGTGTTCCATCAGATTTCCATGCTAGATTCAAGGCCTTAGAGAGGAC ATACTATTACCGGTTGTTCTCTGGACCAGAGCCATTGTCAACTTTTGAGAAAGACCGTGCTTGGCATATATCTGAGGACTTGGATATTCTTGCTATGAAG AAAGCATGTACAATCCTTGTCGGGTCTCATGATTTCAGCTCTTTTAGGGCTTCTGGTTGTCAG GCGAAATCTCCTATTAAAACCTTGGATGAACTTAGCATTACAGAAACATTTCCTTCACTACACTTCCCTTCATTGTTGGAGAGGTCTCAGCTGGAATCAACTGATGGATGTCTCATTCATTCTGAGAAATCAGGCCATGGATCACCTCCAAGTTCCTTAGACATCACTTGGGTGGGCTTGCAGGGATGCAATCAAGGATTTGGACAAAAACCGAGGCATCGTTGTTATGTTATAGCAGCAAGAGCTCGTTCTTTTCTTTACCACCAG GTCAGGCTTATGGTTGGTGTTCTAAAATCTGTTGGAACTGGAGAACTGACAATAAGCGATG TTGAAAGAATTTTGAATGCAAAGACGGTGACCGCTGCAAGTCCGATGGCTCCTTCTTGTGGTCTCTATCTCGGCAATGTGAAGTACGACCTTCCATGA
- the LOC122049334 gene encoding serine/arginine-rich splicing factor SR45-like — protein sequence MAKPGRARSRSSPSRSFSGSDSRSRSRSRSRSLSSSSSPSRSVSSRSRSPPPQKSGTTAVRRGRSLTPPSKKTSPPPKKASPLPKKASPPPKKASPPRKASPVPESVVLHIDHLSRNVNEAHLKEIFGNFGEIVNVELAMDRLVNLPRGYGYVEYKKRVDAEKALLYMDGGQIDGCITRVRFTLTQRQKASSPIKVVPTAPKKEAPPKDKVGPPAEKDVPPQPRETSPRRKPPSPPRRRSPPNRRVVSPRRRPDSSPRRRVESPVRRRVDSPANRRTETSPRRRPPSPPRRRSPSPPRRHRSPVRISPRRGRGSPIRKRSPLPPRRRSPPRRARSPPRRSPPPPRHRSRSPMRRPLRSNSRSISPRRGRAPPPRRGNSESSYSGSPSPRKGARRISRSRSPRRPVRGRSSSNSRSSSSPPPRGK from the exons ATGGCGAAGCCTGGCAGAGCTCGGTCCCGATCCTCCCCGTCTCGGTCGTTCTCCGGCTCTGATTCCCGATCTCGATCTCGCTCTCGCTCCAGGTCACTCTCTTCGTCCTCCTCGCCCTCACGAAGTGTGAGCTCTCGGAGTCGGTCCCCTCCGccgcagaagag TGGAACCACAGCTGTTAGAAGAGGTCGTTCGCTGACACCGCCATCTAAAAAAACTTCACCACCGCCTAAAAAAGCTTCACCGCTGCCCAAAAAAGCTTCACCACCGCCCAAAAAAGCTTCACCACCAAG GAAAGCATCACCAGTACCTGAGTCTGTCGTTCTTCACATCGATCACTTATCTAGGAATGTCAATGAAGCTCATCTTAAAGAGATTTTCG GCAATTTTGGTGAGATAGTCAATGTAGAACTGGCAATGGATCGACTG GTTAATCTTCCTCGTGGGTATGGATATGTTGAGTACAAGAAGAGAGTTGATGCTGAGAAGGCTCTTCTTTACATGGATGGG GGTCAAATTGATGGATGTATCACCCGGGTGAGATTTACACTTACACAACGCCAGAAAGCTTCTTCACCTATAAAGGTTGTGCCTACTGCTCCAAAGAAGGAAGCTCCACCTAAAGATAAAGTTGGTCCACCTGCAGAAAAAGATGTGCCCCCACAACCTAGGGAAA CTTCTCCAAGAAGGAAACCTCCCTCTCCACCACGGAGACGGTCCCCTCCAAACAGAAGAGTTGTTTCCCCTAGACGTCGCCCTGATTCCTCTCCACGTCGTCGTGTGGAATCTCCTGTTCGTAGACGAGTAGATTCTCCTGCAAATCGGCGCACTGAAACATCACCTCGACGAAGGCCACCTTCTCCTCCTAGAAGACGCTCTCCGTCACCACCTCGGAGGCATAGATCACCTGTTCG GATCTCTCCTAGAAGAGGACGTGGGAGCCCTATCCGTAAACGATCTCCTCTTCCACCTAGGAGGCG ATCACCTCCTAGGCGAGCAAGGAGCCCACCAAGGAGGTCACCTCCTCCGCCTCGACATCGTAGCCGTTCGCCAATGAGGAGACCTCTACGTTCTAATTCTAGATCAATATCTCCTCGCAG GGGTCGTGCTCCTCCACCAAGACGGGGCAATTCAGAATCGTCATACTCTGGATCTCCTAGTCCTCGCAAG GGTGCTCGAAGGATATCAAGAAGTCGCAGTCCTAGAAG GCCTGTTAGAGGAAGAAGCAGCAGCAACAGCAGGAGCAGCAGCTCCCCTCCGCCGAGAGGTAAGTAA